A single Sphingomonas sp. IW22 DNA region contains:
- a CDS encoding DUF5818 domain-containing protein produces the protein MICTTHLTGIVERSANGPVLRTDGGGTWELDNTRQVRKFIGSRVEVVGERSGFNGFVCDQIWPSGHPRPTAFKLRLEFILAAGFVAYGLYATVGAAISALG, from the coding sequence GTGATCTGCACCACGCATCTGACCGGCATCGTCGAACGGTCGGCCAACGGACCGGTGCTGCGAACCGATGGTGGCGGGACATGGGAACTCGACAACACCCGCCAGGTACGCAAATTCATCGGCTCTCGCGTCGAAGTGGTCGGGGAGCGTTCGGGGTTCAACGGATTTGTCTGTGACCAGATATGGCCATCCGGACACCCTCGACCGACTGCATTCAAACTCCGCCTCGAATTCATTCTTGCCGCAGGTTTCGTCGCCTATGGTCTCTACGCGACGGTTGGCGCGGCCATCAGTGCGCTCGGCTGA